A window of Thiocapsa bogorovii genomic DNA:
CAAGGCCAGGACGCCCGCGGGCAGATAGTCGAAGAGGGTCGCGGTCGCCTCGAAAAAAAGCGGCAGATAGTATTCAAGCCCGGCCGGCGTGCGCCCCTCCGACACCTCGCGATAGACCAGGCTGGATTGCGGGTCGCCCTCGAAGCTTGCCCGATAGCGCTGGCGAAACCCCGAGATCGCCTCCTCGGTCAGCGGGAACTCGCGCGCCGGCAGCATCCGAACCTGCTCGAGCTTCTCCTGAGAACGCTGGGTCTCCGGGTCGAAGGTCCGGATGGTCTCGATCTCCTGATCGAAGAGATCGATCCGCAGCGGGACCTCGCTGCCCATCGGGAAGACGTCCAGCAGCGACCCGCGCACCGCATACTCGCCGTGACCGATGACCTGGGAGACGCAGGAATAGCCGGCACGCTCCAGGCGGCGACGGGTCGCGTCCAGGTCCAGCCGATCCCCGACCGCGAGCACCAGGGACTGCCTGTCCACGTACTCGCGCGGCGGCAAGCGTTGCATCAGGGTGCCGACCGGGACGACCAAGACACCTTTCTCGAGCCCCGGCAAGCGGTGCAGCGTCAACAGCCGCTCCGAGACCAGCTCCGGAAGCGGGGAGAAGACGTCGTAGGGCAGTGTCTCCCAGTCCGGAAAGCCCAGCAGCGCAAGCCCGCTCCCTGCCAGAAAGAATCCGAGCTCGGCGCGAAGATGCGCGGCGGCTTGAACATCCGGCACGACAGCCAGGATGAGTCCCTCATGCGCGCGGGCGGCCTCCGCGATCGCGAGCGCGACGCTTGCGCCGTACAGTCGCCCCCACAGTAGGCGTTCGCCGGGTCGACCGGGCAGCGGCGGACCGAGCGGAGACGGCATCTTCTTCAGGGCCACCGGGTGCATGGACGGCATTACCTCGCGACGACGACAAGGCGAGGATTCTCGCACAGCGTCGCCGCGGTTGCAGTGCACGCGGTCCTGCCCTCGTCAGCATCGGGTGTAGAGCCTCCGGTTCCGCGCTCGCATGCAGCGTCGCGCACGCCGCCGAGCTGGCGGCAGTGCACGAGCGGGGCAGTCGGCCGCGATTCGCCGCACTCAACCCTTCCGCGAGACGAACCAGACATTCATCGGGTCATGCGGAAGCACATGCCGCTCGATCTCCGCGAAGCCGGCTTCGCGCAGCATCCCCTCCGCGGTCTCCCAACCCCACATGGTGCCGAGTCCCTCTCCGCCTTGTCCGAGCGAGACGGGCGTGCAGTGGACGCAGGAGATCGCATAAAGCAGCGATGCCATCGGAAAGTCGAGATTCTTCTCCAGGTGTGCGGAGCCGCCGATGTCCTGCATCAGATAGACACCGCCGGGACGCAGCGCCCCGCAGAGGCGTCTCAAGAGGTCCCGGGGGTCTTTCTGATCGTGCACCGCATCGAAGGAGACGACGAAGTCGTACCGCTCCCGCTCCTGGAAGTGGCTCAGGTCCCGCACTTCGAAACGGACGTTCTCCGTTCCGTTCGCCCGTGCGTCGCGCGTCGCATCCGCGATGGCGTCGGGACAGAGGTCGTAGCCGGTAAAGCGGCTGCGCGGATAACGCTGCGCCATCGCGATCAGGGCCCGGCCACGTGCGCAGCCGGCGTCCAAGACCTCGATCCCGGCCTCGAGGCGCCGGTTGAGTCCGGGGACCAGCGGGAGCAGCGTGTCGAAGAGCTGCGCGACCACGGTCTGGTTGCTGTCCTCGCACATCACCTGGTGAAAGTCCGGGAAGTCGCCGTAGCCCAGACCATCCCCGGTCTCGAAGCAGGCGAGTGTGCGATCCTGGACCTGGCCCATCAGGGTCACATACTGGGCGTAGACGGCGAAGTTGCCGATGATCCCGTCGCGCGTGAGGCACGCGGCATGCTCGGCCGGCAGCGTGTAGGTTCGACGCACCGGGTCGTACCGGACGATGCGACCGGTGGTCATGGCCGCAAGCCATTCGCGCACATAGCGCTCCGACAGTCCCGCCTCCGAGGCGATGCGGTGGCTGGTGCTCGGCGGCAGCTTGGCCATGAGGTCGAGCAACCCGGTGCGGTGTCCGATCGAGAGCATGACGGCGACGGCACCGGAGTCGAGGATCTGCCCGATGCGCTCGGCAAAGGTTTCGGCGTCTTGTTGATCGAAGGTCGGTTTCTCTGCGAGTGACAGTGACATGGTTGTGCTCCGGCGTTGTTGGCGGGGTAGGCTCAGGATCCTCCGGATCGCCGGGTCGCGGCAGAGGCATGCTGGACAAAAACGGGGCATTTCGGTCAAGATTTTACGATGAGCCGCGAGCGACACCCGGCACCTGTGTCCGTGAGCCTGCTGGCGTTGCCTGAAAGCATGCCGGCTGCACTCTATGGCCTGTTCGAGGTCTTCTCCTCGGTCGGTGTGACCTGGTCCGAGCTGACCGGCGAGCCGGCCGCCGCCGCCCGTCTCGATGTGCAGATCCTCGCCGCCCGTGCTACACCCTTCCCGAGTCCCTTGGGCATCCCGATCGCCCCGCACGCAGGCATCGATACGGTCACCGAGACCGATATCATCGTCGTCACCGACTTGGCCCTTGCCGCCGACAGCGATCCGCGCGGTCGCTGGCCGGAGGAAGCGCGCTGGCTGCGCGAGCGCTACCGCTCCGGCGCAACCCTCTGCTCGGTCTGCACCGGCTCCGTCCTACTGGCCGATGCCGGCCTGCTCGACGGCCAGGAGGCGACCAGTCATTGGAGCGTCACGGGTCTCTTCAAGCACTACTA
This region includes:
- a CDS encoding class I SAM-dependent methyltransferase; amino-acid sequence: MSLSLAEKPTFDQQDAETFAERIGQILDSGAVAVMLSIGHRTGLLDLMAKLPPSTSHRIASEAGLSERYVREWLAAMTTGRIVRYDPVRRTYTLPAEHAACLTRDGIIGNFAVYAQYVTLMGQVQDRTLACFETGDGLGYGDFPDFHQVMCEDSNQTVVAQLFDTLLPLVPGLNRRLEAGIEVLDAGCARGRALIAMAQRYPRSRFTGYDLCPDAIADATRDARANGTENVRFEVRDLSHFQERERYDFVVSFDAVHDQKDPRDLLRRLCGALRPGGVYLMQDIGGSAHLEKNLDFPMASLLYAISCVHCTPVSLGQGGEGLGTMWGWETAEGMLREAGFAEIERHVLPHDPMNVWFVSRKG